Proteins from one Mycolicibacter virginiensis genomic window:
- a CDS encoding PecA family PE domain-processing aspartic protease has translation MAARRRIIGATAAVGAFIALGAPTPTAHADIDDLFQPIIDALSAFDPGIAADTDPGLALASLDTMFDGWYQNLVYTPINDLEQWIFGGAADASVAGSAAAAGVDADIPSSFTIPLQVNSGTEPVVNVSVGGGPEASVLVDTGSAGLVMPIWDINPFGITGPPTSINIGQFGNSVDYVYAELPTTVTFTDAAGATVTSGTTDVDAVLFSFPVSLSALFTGWNISSYLGDNADGVLGIGANAVGPTPDSIPTTALPGALGDGVLIDQKDGTLTFGADPLTGGVTVDGSPNSTLYVSFDGGKTAGPVGSIMDSGGVNGTIPASLTNGSAGDVLAAGQQVSVYSGDPTKGGTLLYDYTVNSNSSNSPVIVSGASMNTGNWLFQQNDVYVSTAGDGSMHIVPNSVVTP, from the coding sequence ATGGCAGCTCGTCGACGCATCATCGGCGCGACCGCGGCGGTCGGGGCGTTTATCGCGCTGGGCGCACCCACACCGACGGCGCACGCTGACATCGATGACCTGTTCCAGCCGATCATCGACGCCCTCAGCGCGTTCGATCCCGGCATCGCGGCCGACACCGACCCGGGCTTGGCGCTGGCCTCGCTGGACACCATGTTCGACGGCTGGTACCAGAACCTCGTCTACACCCCGATCAACGATCTTGAGCAGTGGATCTTCGGTGGGGCCGCCGACGCGAGCGTGGCCGGCAGTGCCGCAGCCGCCGGCGTCGACGCAGACATCCCGAGTAGCTTCACCATTCCACTGCAGGTCAACAGCGGCACCGAACCGGTGGTGAATGTCTCGGTGGGTGGCGGTCCGGAGGCGTCGGTGCTGGTCGACACCGGCTCGGCTGGTCTGGTCATGCCGATCTGGGACATCAACCCCTTCGGGATCACCGGCCCGCCCACCAGCATCAACATCGGTCAGTTCGGCAATTCGGTGGACTACGTCTACGCGGAACTGCCCACCACGGTTACGTTCACCGACGCCGCCGGCGCCACCGTCACCAGCGGCACGACCGATGTCGATGCCGTGTTGTTCTCTTTCCCGGTCAGTCTCTCGGCGCTGTTCACCGGGTGGAACATCAGCTCCTACCTCGGCGATAACGCCGACGGTGTCTTGGGCATCGGGGCGAACGCAGTCGGGCCGACGCCCGACAGCATCCCGACCACGGCGCTGCCGGGTGCGCTCGGCGACGGGGTCCTGATCGACCAGAAGGACGGCACCCTGACATTCGGCGCCGATCCGCTGACCGGCGGAGTCACGGTTGACGGCTCGCCGAACTCGACGCTGTACGTGTCGTTCGACGGCGGCAAAACCGCCGGCCCAGTCGGTTCAATCATGGATTCCGGTGGGGTGAACGGGACGATCCCGGCAAGCCTGACCAACGGAAGCGCCGGGGACGTTCTGGCCGCCGGCCAGCAGGTCAGCGTGTACTCGGGCGACCCCACCAAGGGCGGTACGCTGCTGTACGACTACACGGTCAATTCGAACTCGTCCAACAGCCCGGTGATCGTGTCGGGCGCCTCGATGAACACCGGTAATTGGCTGTTCCAGCAGAACGACGTGTATGTCTCAACGGCCGGCGACGGGTCCATGCACATCGTTCCCAACAGCGTCGTGACGCCCTAG
- the ttfA gene encoding trehalose monomycolate transport factor TtfA, which produces MVPLWFTLSALCFVGAAVLLYVDIDQRRGRSRRRKSWARSHGFDFEPESAEILHRWKRGVMSTVGEAPVRNVVLGQIRGEAVYIFDLDEVATVIALHRKVSTNVVVDVRLKGLKEPRENDIWLLGAIGPRMVYSTNLDAARRACDRRMVTFAHTAPDCAEVMWNEANWTLVSMPITSTRAQWDEGLRSVRQFNDLLRVLPPSPRRQPAEAAAGATGRRNGQPSRPLGSSGAAEAADESEAEQLPSASRAAAPAPGNAASAAEPQQRRRSSRESSSDVLHAPGGRNGRQTAHYQR; this is translated from the coding sequence ATGGTCCCGCTCTGGTTCACGCTGTCCGCGCTCTGCTTTGTCGGCGCGGCGGTATTGCTGTACGTGGACATCGACCAGCGGCGTGGCCGCAGTCGGCGCCGTAAGTCCTGGGCCCGTTCGCATGGTTTCGACTTCGAGCCGGAATCCGCCGAGATCCTGCACCGCTGGAAGCGTGGCGTGATGTCGACGGTCGGCGAGGCGCCGGTGCGCAACGTCGTGCTCGGCCAGATCCGCGGCGAGGCCGTCTACATCTTTGACCTGGACGAAGTGGCGACGGTGATCGCCCTGCACCGCAAGGTCAGCACGAACGTCGTCGTCGATGTGCGGCTCAAGGGGCTCAAAGAGCCGCGGGAGAACGACATCTGGCTGCTCGGGGCGATCGGCCCGCGGATGGTGTACTCGACCAACCTGGATGCGGCACGGCGGGCCTGCGACCGGCGGATGGTCACGTTCGCCCACACCGCCCCGGACTGCGCCGAGGTCATGTGGAACGAGGCGAACTGGACCCTGGTGAGCATGCCCATCACCAGCACCCGCGCCCAGTGGGACGAGGGCCTGCGCAGCGTTCGCCAATTCAATGACCTGCTTCGGGTGCTCCCGCCGAGCCCGCGACGCCAGCCCGCCGAAGCCGCGGCCGGCGCAACGGGGCGCCGCAACGGGCAACCTAGCCGTCCGCTGGGCTCGTCGGGCGCTGCTGAGGCCGCGGACGAGAGCGAGGCCGAGCAGCTTCCGTCGGCGTCGCGAGCGGCCGCGCCGGCGCCGGGCAACGCCGCCTCGGCTGCCGAACCGCAACAGCGCCGCCGGAGCAGCCGGGAGAGTTCCTCCGACGTGCTGCACGCGCCGGGCGGTCGCAACGGTCGGCAGACCGCGCACTATCAGCGCTGA
- a CDS encoding SDR family NAD(P)-dependent oxidoreductase: protein MSRPVAVVTGPTSGLGAGYARRYAADGYDLVLVSRDVERLEALATELRGSHGGAVEVLPADLADAAGRAKVAERLGVGVRVLVNNAGFGTSGEFWTAEPALLQSQLDVNVTAVMQLTRAALPAMVEAGAGTVINIASVAGLLSGRGSTYSASKAWVVSFTEGLAGGLHGTGVGIHVVCPGYVHTEFHERAGIDMATLPSFMWMEVDDVVAASLADIARGEVVSVPGLQYKALTTISRLIPRGLSRTLTNTFGRGRGRT, encoded by the coding sequence ATGTCTCGCCCCGTTGCCGTGGTCACCGGGCCCACCTCGGGGTTGGGCGCCGGCTATGCCCGCCGCTACGCCGCCGATGGCTATGACCTGGTCCTGGTCTCCCGCGACGTCGAACGCCTGGAGGCGCTGGCAACCGAACTGCGGGGCAGCCACGGCGGAGCCGTCGAGGTGCTGCCCGCGGATCTGGCCGACGCCGCCGGCCGCGCCAAAGTCGCTGAGCGGCTGGGCGTCGGGGTGCGGGTCCTGGTCAACAATGCCGGGTTCGGCACGTCCGGGGAGTTCTGGACCGCCGAGCCCGCCCTGCTGCAGTCGCAACTGGACGTCAATGTCACCGCGGTGATGCAGCTGACCCGCGCCGCGCTGCCCGCGATGGTCGAGGCGGGTGCCGGCACCGTCATCAACATCGCCAGTGTCGCCGGGCTGCTGTCCGGACGCGGTTCGACCTACTCGGCCTCCAAGGCCTGGGTGGTGTCGTTCACCGAAGGACTGGCCGGCGGCCTGCACGGCACCGGCGTCGGCATCCACGTGGTCTGCCCGGGATACGTCCACACCGAGTTCCACGAGCGCGCCGGAATCGATATGGCCACGTTGCCGTCCTTCATGTGGATGGAGGTCGACGACGTGGTCGCGGCCAGCCTGGCCGACATCGCCCGCGGCGAGGTGGTCAGCGTTCCGGGCCTGCAGTACAAGGCATTGACCACCATCAGTCGACTGATTCCGCGCGGGCTGTCGCGCACGCTGACAAACACATTCGGGAGGGGCCGTGGCCGCACTTAA
- the pyrE gene encoding orotate phosphoribosyltransferase produces MAALNNDERDELAALVRELSVVHGRVTLSSGAEADYYVDLRRSTLHHRAGALIGRLVRQLTDDWDYVAVGGLTLGADPVATAVMHAPGRPIDAFVVRKSVKAHGMQRLIEGFDVAGQPVLVVEDTSTTGGSALTAVRAVREAGGKVVGVVTVVDRATGAAEAIEAEGVPYRSVLGLAELGLD; encoded by the coding sequence GTGGCCGCACTTAACAACGACGAACGCGATGAGCTCGCCGCGCTGGTGCGCGAGCTGTCCGTGGTGCACGGCCGTGTGACGCTGTCTTCCGGGGCCGAAGCCGACTACTACGTCGACCTTCGCCGTTCTACATTGCACCATCGCGCCGGCGCTCTCATCGGGCGGTTGGTCCGCCAACTCACCGACGACTGGGACTATGTGGCCGTGGGCGGCCTGACGCTGGGTGCAGACCCGGTGGCGACCGCTGTCATGCACGCTCCGGGACGCCCGATTGACGCATTCGTGGTGCGCAAGTCGGTGAAAGCCCATGGCATGCAACGTCTTATCGAAGGATTCGACGTGGCCGGCCAACCGGTTCTGGTGGTGGAGGACACCAGCACCACCGGTGGGTCGGCATTGACCGCGGTGCGGGCCGTGCGTGAGGCGGGCGGCAAGGTGGTCGGCGTGGTGACCGTGGTCGACCGAGCCACCGGCGCGGCCGAGGCCATCGAGGCCGAGGGCGTGCCGTATCGCAGTGTGCTCGGCCTGGCCGAGCTGGGCCTGGACTGA
- a CDS encoding TrmH family RNA methyltransferase yields MGPWQGPLPSDSHYDPELLREGDRRNVVDAYRYWTREAIVADIDRRRHRLHIAIENFGHDANIGSVVRTANAFAVHTVHIVGRRRWNRRGAMVTDRYQRLLHHDTASELLDFAAQQGLTVVAVDNVAGAVRLEQTALPVDCLLVFGSEGLGISDEARAGADLTVSIAQFGSTRSINVGVAAGIVMHAWISRHGHLDQAW; encoded by the coding sequence GTGGGCCCCTGGCAGGGGCCGCTGCCCAGCGACTCCCATTACGACCCGGAGCTGCTGCGCGAGGGTGACCGTCGCAACGTCGTCGATGCCTACCGCTACTGGACCCGCGAGGCGATCGTCGCCGACATCGACCGGCGGCGGCACCGGCTGCACATCGCGATCGAGAACTTCGGGCACGATGCCAACATCGGCTCGGTGGTGCGCACCGCCAACGCGTTCGCCGTGCACACGGTGCACATCGTCGGCCGGCGGCGGTGGAATCGGCGCGGCGCCATGGTCACCGACCGTTACCAGCGACTGCTGCATCATGACACGGCCTCGGAGCTACTGGATTTCGCCGCGCAGCAGGGGCTCACAGTCGTCGCAGTGGATAACGTGGCCGGGGCGGTGCGCCTGGAGCAGACCGCGTTGCCGGTCGACTGCCTGCTGGTGTTCGGCAGTGAAGGCCTTGGCATCAGCGACGAAGCCCGCGCCGGCGCGGATCTGACGGTGTCCATCGCCCAGTTCGGTTCGACCCGCAGCATCAACGTCGGGGTGGCCGCCGGGATCGTGATGCACGCCTGGATCAGCCGTCATGGCCACCTCGATCAGGCCTGGTAG